Proteins co-encoded in one Marmota flaviventris isolate mMarFla1 chromosome 9, mMarFla1.hap1, whole genome shotgun sequence genomic window:
- the Slc43a3 gene encoding equilibrative nucleobase transporter 1 isoform X1, giving the protein MAGPSLPLRVATLLTGLLECLGFAGVLFGWASLVFVFKTEHYFEDLCEADAGLLSNATEQADCKAQDERFSLIFTVASFMNNFMTLPTGYIFDRFKTTVARLLAIFFYTSATLTIAFTSADSAVLLFLAMPMLTVGGILFLITNLQIGNLFGKHRSTIITLYNGAFDSSSAVFLFIKLLYEQGNRLRASFIFLSACSIWHVVRTFLLMPRGHIPYPLPPNYSYGLCSGRGSRKEEKKTAEPENRELQSNECLSSNGESSGLAQQKNLRSFWSYALSQRFAWHLVWLSVIQLWHYLFIGTLNSLLTNLAGGDRTQVSAYTNAFAITQFFGVLCAPWNGLLMDRLKQRYQREAKRTGSSTAAVALLSAVPSLTLTSLLCLGFALCASIPVLPLQYVTFILQVVSRSFLYGGNAAFLTLGFPSEHFGKLFGLVMTLSAIVSLLQFPLFTLIKGPLQNNPLYVNVTLLLTTLLTFVHPFLVYQECRSWKEDPSKP; this is encoded by the exons ATGGCAGGGCCGAGCCTGCCCCTTCGTGTGGCCACCCTTCTGACGGGGCTGCTGGAATGCCTTGGCTTTGCGGGTGTCCTCTTTGGCTGGGCTTCGCTAGTGTTTGTCTTCAAAACAGAGCATTACTTTGAGGATCTCTGTGAAGCAGATGCTGGTCTCCTGAGCAACGCCACAGAGCAAGCTG ACTGCAAAGCCCAGGATGAGAGGTTCTCTCTCATCTTCACCGTGGCCTCCTTCATGAACAACTTCATGACGTTACCCACTGGCTACATCTTTGACCGTTTTAAGACCACCGTGGCCCGCCTCTTAGCCAT atttttctatACCAGTGCCACTCTGACCATAGCCTTCACCTCTGCAG ACTCAGCTGTGCTACTCTTCCTGGCCATGCCCATGCTCACCGTCGGGGGAATCCTGTTTCTCATCACCAACCTGCAG ATTGGGAACCTGTTTGGCAAACACCGTTCTACCATCATCACCCTCTACAATGGAGCATTTGACTCTTCCTCTGCAGTCTTCCTATTCATTAAG cTTCTTTATGAACAGGGCAACCGCCTTAGGGCCTCCTTCATCTTCCTCTCTGCATGTAGTATCTGGCATGTCGTGCGTACTTTCCTCCTGATGCCCCGGGGGCACATTCCCTACCCACTGCCTCCCAACTACAGCTATGG CCTGTGTTCTGGGCGTGGTtccagaaaggaagagaagaaaacagctGAGCCCGAAAACAGGGAGCTGCAGTCAAATGAGTGTCTTTCATCAAACGGAG AGAGCTCAGGACTCGCGCAGCAGAAGAACCTCCGTTCTTTCTGGAGCTATGCTTTGTCTCAGCGCTTTGCCTGGCACCTGGTGTGGCTGTCTGTGATCCAGCTGTGGCACTACCTCTTCATCGGCACGCTCAACTCTCTGCTGACCAACTTGGCAGGCGGGGACAGGACgcagg TCAGCGCCTACACCAACGCCTTTGCCATCACTCAGTTCTTCGGAGTGCTGTGTGCCCCCTGGAACGGGCTGCTCATGGACCGGCTTAAGCAGAGGTACCAGAGGGAAGCGAAAAGGACAG GTTCTTCCACTGCAGCTGTGGCCCTCTTGTCTGCAGTGCCTTCACTGACCCTGACATCTCTGCTGTGCCTGGGCTTCGCCCTCTGTGCCTCCATCCCTGTCCTCCCCCTCCAGTACGTCACCTTCATCCTGCAGGTGGTCAGCCGCTCCTTCCTCTATGGGGGCAACGCTGCCTTCCTTACTCTCGG TTTTCCTTCAGAGCACTTTGGAAAGCTCTTTGGACTGGTGATGACCTTGTCAGCCATTGTGTCCCTGCTGCAGTTCCCCCTCTTCACCCTCATCAAAGGCCCACTCCAGAACAACCCCTTATAC GTGAACGTGACGCTGTTGCTCACCACTCTTCTGACGTTCGTCCACCCCTTCCTGGTGTACCAGGAGTGCCGCTCCTGGAAGGAAGACCCCTCTAAACCATGA
- the Slc43a3 gene encoding equilibrative nucleobase transporter 1 isoform X2 has product MAGPSLPLRVATLLTGLLECLGFAGVLFGWASLVFVFKTEHYFEDLCEADAGLLSNATEQADCKAQDERFSLIFTVASFMNNFMTLPTGYIFDRFKTTVARLLAIFFYTSATLTIAFTSADSAVLLFLAMPMLTVGGILFLITNLQIGNLFGKHRSTIITLYNGAFDSSSAVFLFIKLLYEQGNRLRASFIFLSACSIWHVVRTFLLMPRGHIPYPLPPNYSYGLCSGRGSRKEEKKTAEPENRELQSNECLSSNGESSGLAQQKNLRSFWSYALSQRFAWHLVWLSVIQLWHYLFIGTLNSLLTNLAGGDRTQVSAYTNAFAITQFFGVLCAPWNGLLMDRLKQRYQREAKRTGSSTAAVALLSAVPSLTLTSLLCLGFALCASIPVLPLQYVTFILQVVSRSFLYGGNAAFLTLG; this is encoded by the exons ATGGCAGGGCCGAGCCTGCCCCTTCGTGTGGCCACCCTTCTGACGGGGCTGCTGGAATGCCTTGGCTTTGCGGGTGTCCTCTTTGGCTGGGCTTCGCTAGTGTTTGTCTTCAAAACAGAGCATTACTTTGAGGATCTCTGTGAAGCAGATGCTGGTCTCCTGAGCAACGCCACAGAGCAAGCTG ACTGCAAAGCCCAGGATGAGAGGTTCTCTCTCATCTTCACCGTGGCCTCCTTCATGAACAACTTCATGACGTTACCCACTGGCTACATCTTTGACCGTTTTAAGACCACCGTGGCCCGCCTCTTAGCCAT atttttctatACCAGTGCCACTCTGACCATAGCCTTCACCTCTGCAG ACTCAGCTGTGCTACTCTTCCTGGCCATGCCCATGCTCACCGTCGGGGGAATCCTGTTTCTCATCACCAACCTGCAG ATTGGGAACCTGTTTGGCAAACACCGTTCTACCATCATCACCCTCTACAATGGAGCATTTGACTCTTCCTCTGCAGTCTTCCTATTCATTAAG cTTCTTTATGAACAGGGCAACCGCCTTAGGGCCTCCTTCATCTTCCTCTCTGCATGTAGTATCTGGCATGTCGTGCGTACTTTCCTCCTGATGCCCCGGGGGCACATTCCCTACCCACTGCCTCCCAACTACAGCTATGG CCTGTGTTCTGGGCGTGGTtccagaaaggaagagaagaaaacagctGAGCCCGAAAACAGGGAGCTGCAGTCAAATGAGTGTCTTTCATCAAACGGAG AGAGCTCAGGACTCGCGCAGCAGAAGAACCTCCGTTCTTTCTGGAGCTATGCTTTGTCTCAGCGCTTTGCCTGGCACCTGGTGTGGCTGTCTGTGATCCAGCTGTGGCACTACCTCTTCATCGGCACGCTCAACTCTCTGCTGACCAACTTGGCAGGCGGGGACAGGACgcagg TCAGCGCCTACACCAACGCCTTTGCCATCACTCAGTTCTTCGGAGTGCTGTGTGCCCCCTGGAACGGGCTGCTCATGGACCGGCTTAAGCAGAGGTACCAGAGGGAAGCGAAAAGGACAG GTTCTTCCACTGCAGCTGTGGCCCTCTTGTCTGCAGTGCCTTCACTGACCCTGACATCTCTGCTGTGCCTGGGCTTCGCCCTCTGTGCCTCCATCCCTGTCCTCCCCCTCCAGTACGTCACCTTCATCCTGCAGGTGGTCAGCCGCTCCTTCCTCTATGGGGGCAACGCTGCCTTCCTTACTCTCGG GTGA